GCCCGATATCCTGCTCTGCCGGACCGATCGAAACCTGGACATGGACATCAAGAAGAAGATCGCCCTGTTCTGCAACGTGACACCCGAGGCGGTGATCACCGCACGGGATGTCGACAGCATCTACCAGGTGCCCCTCGTTTACCACGAGGAGGGCCTGGACCAGCAGATCATCGAACACCTGAGGATGTGGACCCGCTCGCCGGACCTGAAAGCCTGGCAGGGTATCGTGGACAAGGTGACCAACCCTGCCCACGAGGTGGTGATCGCTGTTGTCGGCAAGTACGTGAGCCTCGTGGAGTCTTACAAGAGTCTCAACGAGGCGCTCATTCACGGGGGCATTGCCAATGACAGCAGGGTCATCCTCAGGTTTGTGGACAGTGAAGAGCTTGAGACCCGGGAGCCCGCGGACCTTCTCGGGGAGGCCGACGGCATCCTGGTTCCCGGCGGGTTCGGGCACCGGGGCACCGAGGGAAAGATCAGGGCGGCCCGATACGCCCGGGAGGAGAAAGTCCCCTATTTCGGGATCTGTCTCGGTATGCAGCTCGCGGTGGTGGAGTTCGCGAGGTCGGTGGCGTCTCTCGAGAGGGCCAACAGCTCCGAGTTCGACGAGAAAACCCCCCATCCCGTCATCGACCTGCTCCCGGAGCAAAGGGACGTGACCGACATGGGGGGAACCATGAGGCTCGGCGCCTATCCCTGCCTCCTGGAGGAGGGGACCGAGGCCCGGCGTCTTTACGGCGCGGGAGAAATATCGGAAAGGCACCGCCACAGGTACGAGTTCAACCCCGAATACAAGGACACCCTGCGGGAAAAGGGACTCCGGATCTC
This window of the bacterium genome carries:
- a CDS encoding CTP synthase, translating into MKTKFIFVTGGVVSSLGKGLASAAIGALMESRGLRVTIQKMDPYINVDPGTMSPYQHGEVFVTEDGAETDLDLGHYERFTRAPMSKKSNFTTGRVYDSVINKERQGEYLGGTVQVIPHITDEIKSMICQAADDVDLLICEVGGTVGDIESLPFLEAIRQFKGDVGRDNVIYIHLTLVPYIRTAGELKTKPTQHSVQKLREIGIQPDILLCRTDRNLDMDIKKKIALFCNVTPEAVITARDVDSIYQVPLVYHEEGLDQQIIEHLRMWTRSPDLKAWQGIVDKVTNPAHEVVIAVVGKYVSLVESYKSLNEALIHGGIANDSRVILRFVDSEELETREPADLLGEADGILVPGGFGHRGTEGKIRAARYAREEKVPYFGICLGMQLAVVEFARSVASLERANSSEFDEKTPHPVIDLLPEQRDVTDMGGTMRLGAYPCLLEEGTEARRLYGAGEISERHRHRYEFNPEYKDTLREKGLRISGTSPDGRLVEMIEHPDHPWFVGCQFHPEFKSRPWKPHPLFAGFIAASLALKRSRD